The Sinomonas sp. P10A9 genome includes a window with the following:
- a CDS encoding aldo/keto reductase: MEYTRLGTSGLRVSRLALGCMSFGDASRGFSDWALDDDAAAPLFRQAVELGITFWDTANVYGYGSSEEIVGRAIRSYTSREDVVLATKVFFPMHEGPGGRGLSRRAIMEQVDASLSRLGTDYVDLYQIHRFDPETPVEETMEALHDVVKAGKARYLGASSMWAWQFQKMQHAAEANGWTRFVSMQDQYSLVMREEEREMMPLLADQGVGSLPWSPLAKGRLTRPWSDQHTQRAETDPLQSRYSGEVNEPIVSAVQRVAEARGVPMAQIALAWVLHNPVVTAPIVGATKPHHLADAAAALELTLSEDEARALEEHYTPRMPSGF; this comes from the coding sequence ATGGAGTACACACGCCTCGGTACCTCCGGCCTGCGCGTGAGCCGCCTCGCCCTCGGCTGCATGAGCTTCGGCGACGCCTCGCGCGGCTTCAGCGACTGGGCGCTCGACGACGACGCGGCCGCGCCGCTCTTCCGCCAGGCCGTCGAGCTCGGCATCACGTTCTGGGACACCGCGAACGTCTATGGCTACGGTTCCTCGGAGGAGATCGTGGGCCGCGCCATCCGGAGTTACACGAGCCGCGAGGACGTGGTCCTCGCGACGAAGGTCTTCTTCCCCATGCACGAGGGTCCGGGAGGCCGCGGACTGTCGCGCCGGGCGATCATGGAGCAGGTCGATGCGTCCCTGTCCCGGCTCGGCACCGACTACGTGGACCTCTACCAGATCCACCGCTTCGACCCGGAGACGCCGGTCGAGGAGACGATGGAGGCGCTGCACGACGTCGTGAAGGCCGGCAAGGCGCGCTACCTCGGGGCGTCGTCGATGTGGGCGTGGCAGTTCCAGAAGATGCAGCACGCCGCCGAGGCGAACGGCTGGACGCGGTTCGTCTCGATGCAGGACCAATACAGCCTCGTGATGCGCGAGGAGGAGCGCGAGATGATGCCGCTCCTTGCGGATCAAGGCGTGGGCAGTCTCCCCTGGAGCCCGCTCGCGAAGGGCCGCCTCACGCGCCCGTGGAGCGACCAGCACACCCAGCGGGCCGAGACGGACCCGCTGCAGAGCCGCTACTCCGGCGAGGTGAACGAGCCGATTGTCAGCGCCGTCCAGCGCGTCGCCGAGGCCCGCGGCGTGCCCATGGCCCAGATCGCCCTCGCCTGGGTGCTGCACAACCCCGTGGTCACGGCCCCGATTGTCGGGGCGACCAAGCCGCATCACCTCGCAGACGCCGCCGCGGCCCTTGAGCTGACGCTCTCCGAGGACGAGGCGCGCGCCCTCGAGGAGCACTACACGCCGCGGATGCCCTCGGGGTTCTGA
- a CDS encoding helix-turn-helix domain-containing protein codes for MDTRSEVREFLRTRRAHVSPESAGLIGGSRRRVPGLRREEVALLANVSADYYARLERGDLSGASDEVLDSLARALQLDEAETTHLFDLARASQRSASQQSAAQGAAGTRRRARGSGAPEVRDSLQRFLDAVTGAPAWVRNERMDFVAANALGRALYAPVTEATASPGTPANNARFLFTSPAARDFYPDWEKNMDDVVATLRGYAGRSPHDRALQELIGELSVTSEEFRVRWAAHNVRFHRTGHKRIHHPMVGDLELAYEAMELPANPGWTMFAYTAEPGSASEERLRLLASWAATEALQRG; via the coding sequence ATGGACACCAGAAGTGAGGTGCGCGAGTTCCTCCGCACCCGCCGCGCCCATGTGAGCCCTGAATCGGCGGGCCTCATCGGAGGCAGCCGACGCCGCGTGCCCGGCCTGCGCCGCGAGGAGGTCGCCCTTCTGGCGAACGTGAGCGCTGACTACTACGCGCGCCTCGAGCGCGGCGACCTCTCCGGAGCCTCGGACGAGGTGCTCGACTCGCTAGCCCGCGCCCTCCAGCTCGACGAGGCCGAGACGACTCACCTTTTCGACCTCGCCAGGGCGTCGCAGCGGTCGGCGTCGCAGCAGTCCGCTGCTCAGGGCGCCGCGGGCACGCGCCGTCGTGCGCGTGGGTCGGGTGCACCCGAGGTCAGGGACAGCCTGCAGCGCTTCCTCGACGCCGTCACCGGCGCGCCGGCCTGGGTGCGCAACGAGCGGATGGACTTCGTCGCGGCCAACGCGCTGGGCCGCGCCCTGTACGCTCCCGTCACGGAGGCCACCGCGTCCCCGGGGACGCCGGCCAACAACGCACGCTTCCTCTTCACGAGCCCCGCGGCGCGCGACTTCTACCCGGACTGGGAGAAGAACATGGACGACGTCGTCGCGACCCTCCGGGGCTACGCGGGCCGCAGCCCCCATGACCGCGCCCTCCAGGAGCTCATCGGCGAACTCTCCGTGACGAGCGAGGAGTTCCGCGTGCGCTGGGCAGCCCACAACGTCCGCTTCCACCGCACGGGCCACAAGCGGATCCACCACCCCATGGTCGGCGACCTCGAGCTCGCCTACGAGGCCATGGAACTGCCCGCCAACCCCGGCTGGACTATGTTCGCCTACACGGCCGAGCCCGGTTCGGCGAGCGAGGAGCGGCTGCGGCTGCTCGCGAGCTGGGCGGCCACGGAGGCCCTGCAGCGGGGGTGA
- a CDS encoding class I SAM-dependent methyltransferase — protein MTADAIAAASLLPAGTAVLGPEPASLGLEDRMEATVTGATKPAWHRPFRPGSFFGRGGGDPYARALRRRRGILDLIDVDADPRAEPLARYDAGAWFRATPGERALLGALTGPVLDIGCGPGRFVAAARRAGIDAVGIDVEERAVRLARRGGEAVLGSVFHPCAEITATGRAGAGWGGVLLMDGNIGIGGDPAALLARVREITAPGASAWVEAATGRWTDRSFAARLRDARGHLSDEFPWAVLGPAALAAMAADTGWEPVTERSVNGRPVCLLRRR, from the coding sequence GTGACCGCCGACGCCATCGCGGCGGCGAGTCTTCTGCCAGCAGGCACCGCGGTCCTTGGCCCTGAGCCTGCCAGCCTTGGGCTCGAGGACCGGATGGAAGCAACGGTGACTGGCGCCACAAAACCCGCGTGGCACAGGCCCTTCCGCCCCGGGTCATTCTTCGGCCGTGGCGGCGGCGACCCGTACGCTCGGGCGCTGCGCCGCCGCCGCGGCATCCTCGACCTGATCGATGTGGACGCCGATCCCCGCGCCGAGCCGCTCGCCCGCTACGATGCTGGCGCCTGGTTCCGGGCGACGCCGGGGGAGCGGGCGCTCCTCGGCGCACTGACGGGCCCGGTCCTGGACATCGGGTGCGGACCCGGCCGGTTCGTCGCCGCGGCACGCCGAGCGGGAATCGATGCCGTGGGCATCGACGTCGAGGAGCGCGCCGTCCGCCTCGCCCGTAGGGGCGGCGAGGCCGTGCTCGGTTCGGTCTTCCATCCTTGCGCCGAGATCACCGCGACCGGCCGAGCAGGCGCCGGATGGGGCGGGGTGCTCCTGATGGACGGCAACATCGGCATCGGCGGCGACCCGGCCGCGCTGCTTGCGCGGGTCCGCGAGATCACGGCACCGGGAGCCTCGGCCTGGGTCGAGGCCGCCACAGGTCGGTGGACGGACCGTTCCTTCGCGGCCCGACTGAGGGACGCACGCGGGCACCTCAGCGACGAGTTCCCCTGGGCAGTTCTGGGGCCCGCGGCGCTCGCGGCGATGGCAGCGGACACGGGCTGGGAGCCTGTCACTGAGCGGAGCGTGAACGGGCGCCCCGTCTGCCTCCTGCGCCGGAGATAG
- a CDS encoding glycosyltransferase family 87 protein: protein MAAHRLRDRAPRPRTLLSACLLALAVPALAALVAAVVWTVSAHDGDRLRVLVGTAACWVAAIAAWALVRRAQRSGAGHRWVLGTIVLGLLAAGGASLSAPPSTSNDSARYAWDGIVQKAGISPYRDVPASDALADLRPAWLFAPRDGQRCEAAAPGGHFPTGDVLTDSVPRGEPLCTAINRPRVPTAYPPVAEAYFGAVRLPLPAGVGWIAFQAAGLVLALAGTLLLTRAFARAGIPLADAALWAWNPLVLLEAVNNAHVDALAAVLLAGAALALGARRVGRSGILFGLAVATKVIPAAALPGMLRDRPWRFAAAAVGTVSAVYVPYVLASGPAVLGYLPGYLSEEGYSSGGDTTRFSLPGILLPPGPALVVGVAALLAVWAGVWLARHRLEPAVAQAVSVGWALVIVCPSYAWYALMLIPLALIARRPEFLVVPAALEAVSATVGTGAGPTVSPAAMAAAAVVLLVAAMARRRARRRPQRGPAPSAYSQGLPRAQRAA, encoded by the coding sequence ATGGCAGCTCACCGGCTCCGAGACCGCGCTCCCCGACCCCGCACCCTCCTCTCCGCGTGCCTGCTCGCGCTGGCCGTGCCTGCCCTCGCTGCCCTCGTCGCGGCCGTCGTCTGGACCGTCTCCGCGCACGACGGCGACCGGTTGCGGGTGCTGGTCGGCACGGCGGCGTGCTGGGTCGCCGCCATCGCGGCGTGGGCCCTCGTGCGCAGGGCCCAACGGTCGGGGGCGGGCCATCGCTGGGTGCTGGGAACCATCGTGCTGGGCCTCCTCGCTGCTGGCGGCGCCTCGCTGTCCGCGCCGCCGTCCACGAGCAACGACTCGGCGCGGTACGCGTGGGACGGGATCGTGCAGAAGGCCGGGATCTCGCCGTACCGGGATGTGCCAGCGTCGGACGCGCTCGCGGACCTGAGGCCCGCATGGCTGTTCGCGCCGCGCGACGGGCAGCGGTGCGAGGCCGCAGCCCCCGGCGGGCACTTCCCGACAGGGGACGTGCTCACGGACTCGGTGCCCCGCGGCGAGCCCCTGTGCACCGCGATCAACCGGCCGCGCGTCCCCACCGCGTATCCGCCCGTGGCGGAGGCATACTTCGGGGCCGTGCGGCTCCCGCTGCCCGCGGGCGTGGGGTGGATCGCGTTCCAGGCCGCGGGTCTCGTGCTCGCGCTCGCGGGAACGCTCCTGCTGACCCGTGCCTTCGCGCGCGCCGGAATCCCCCTGGCCGACGCGGCGCTGTGGGCCTGGAACCCGCTCGTGCTCCTCGAGGCCGTCAACAACGCGCACGTCGATGCCCTCGCGGCGGTCCTGCTCGCCGGGGCAGCCCTCGCGCTCGGGGCCCGGCGGGTCGGGAGGTCGGGCATCCTGTTCGGCCTCGCGGTCGCGACCAAGGTGATCCCGGCTGCCGCGCTTCCCGGCATGCTGAGGGACCGGCCATGGCGCTTCGCGGCTGCGGCGGTTGGCACGGTCAGCGCGGTGTACGTCCCGTACGTGCTCGCCTCCGGCCCGGCCGTGCTCGGCTACCTCCCGGGGTACCTCTCGGAGGAGGGCTACTCCTCGGGCGGGGACACGACGCGATTCTCGTTGCCAGGCATCCTCCTGCCGCCGGGCCCGGCGCTCGTGGTGGGCGTGGCGGCACTGCTCGCCGTGTGGGCGGGGGTGTGGCTCGCACGGCACCGGCTCGAGCCCGCCGTGGCGCAGGCGGTCTCGGTCGGGTGGGCCCTCGTGATCGTGTGCCCGAGCTATGCGTGGTACGCGCTCATGCTGATCCCTCTGGCCCTGATCGCCCGCAGGCCCGAGTTCCTCGTGGTCCCGGCTGCGCTCGAGGCCGTCTCCGCCACCGTCGGGACCGGCGCCGGGCCCACGGTGAGCCCGGCCGCGATGGCCGCGGCCGCCGTCGTGCTTCTGGTCGCAGCCATGGCGAGACGCCGGGCTCGGCGCCGTCCGCAGCGGGGGCCCGCCCCATCCGCGTACTCACAGGGCCTCCCTCGCGCGCAGAGGGCCGCGTAG
- a CDS encoding Pr6Pr family membrane protein, whose amino-acid sequence MSGAPTLIPPAENNLALNHALHPDRLWIRLVRAAVGVAVLVALIQKTMDATLPTNDVDIPQLYSEFTVQSNLAVGLVLIASAAWPCTRLPLWWDHLFGALTFYMVMTGIIYVVLVAPPSEPWWTLDMYWPQMIHHRIVPLVMALDWILVTRTVRGRWWRPLAWMVYPAAFLAFSWIRGGIDGWYVYDFLDPTLDGGWPGVFVTTTQVLAAFLVVAVLIHVAGNVRVGLAVARSAPRLSDRPLIRVLTGRPNRGERTVPSNHGHQK is encoded by the coding sequence ATGAGCGGCGCACCGACACTGATCCCTCCGGCGGAGAACAACCTCGCCCTCAACCACGCGCTTCACCCCGACCGCCTCTGGATCCGCCTCGTGCGCGCCGCTGTGGGGGTCGCCGTCCTCGTCGCGCTCATCCAGAAGACGATGGACGCGACGCTGCCGACCAACGACGTCGACATCCCGCAGCTCTACTCCGAGTTCACCGTCCAGTCGAACTTGGCCGTCGGGCTCGTCCTGATCGCCTCCGCGGCGTGGCCGTGTACCAGGCTCCCGCTCTGGTGGGACCACCTGTTCGGCGCGCTCACGTTCTACATGGTCATGACGGGCATCATCTACGTGGTCCTTGTCGCGCCGCCCAGCGAGCCATGGTGGACCCTGGACATGTACTGGCCGCAGATGATCCACCACCGCATCGTCCCGCTCGTCATGGCGCTCGACTGGATCCTCGTCACGCGCACCGTCCGCGGCAGGTGGTGGCGGCCGCTCGCCTGGATGGTCTACCCGGCCGCGTTCCTGGCCTTCTCGTGGATCCGCGGCGGGATCGACGGCTGGTACGTCTACGACTTCCTCGATCCGACGCTCGACGGCGGGTGGCCGGGAGTCTTCGTCACGACGACCCAGGTGCTGGCAGCCTTCCTCGTGGTCGCCGTGCTCATCCATGTGGCGGGCAACGTCCGCGTGGGCCTCGCCGTGGCCCGCTCTGCGCCGCGACTGAGCGACCGACCGCTGATCCGTGTTCTGACAGGGCGCCCCAATCGCGGGGAGCGAACCGTACCCTCGAACCATGGACACCAGAAGTGA
- a CDS encoding molybdopterin-dependent oxidoreductase yields MERRTIRTAGRIAEAASSRLLAAVHSPTRGTRLTVVLGRWLAGMFALCLATGFYSHALQDPATWPGATLARPVWLYAVTQTVHITAGTVSVPLLLAKLWSVYPELLKWPPVTSVLHALERASIAVFVAASLVEVTIGIINTFQWYPWPFPFRETHFALAWVILGSLLIHVAVKYPAIAAHWRGARDGRGGSDRSGPDRARRRVLALVGIGAAAAFLGSATQNVPWLRDAAVFTPRRPGRGSQGLAVNRTAEAAGVVVRDGAAGWELAVAVGASARRFSLADLEALPQTEHGLPVACVEGWVQDAVWAGVRMPDLLRAAGASRGDVVVQSLERAGNNRMSVLPEKFAWDPLTLVALRVNGETLSPDHGYPARIIAPGRPGVLQTKWISELRVLAADPGSPA; encoded by the coding sequence ATGGAACGAAGGACCATCCGGACGGCGGGCCGCATTGCCGAAGCGGCATCCTCGAGGCTGCTCGCGGCGGTGCATTCGCCCACGCGGGGCACTCGGCTCACGGTGGTGCTGGGCCGGTGGCTCGCCGGCATGTTCGCTCTGTGCCTGGCCACGGGGTTCTACTCGCACGCGCTCCAGGACCCGGCGACGTGGCCCGGGGCGACGCTCGCCCGGCCCGTGTGGCTGTACGCGGTGACGCAGACCGTGCACATCACGGCCGGGACGGTGAGCGTTCCGCTGCTGCTGGCCAAGCTCTGGTCGGTGTATCCGGAGCTCCTAAAGTGGCCTCCCGTGACGTCCGTGCTGCACGCGCTCGAGCGGGCGAGCATCGCGGTGTTCGTCGCGGCCTCGCTCGTCGAGGTGACGATCGGCATCATCAACACGTTCCAGTGGTACCCGTGGCCGTTCCCGTTCCGCGAGACGCATTTCGCGCTCGCGTGGGTGATCCTCGGCTCGCTGCTCATCCACGTCGCCGTCAAGTACCCGGCGATCGCGGCGCATTGGCGGGGTGCGCGGGATGGGCGCGGGGGGTCCGATCGCTCTGGGCCGGACCGCGCACGACGACGGGTGCTCGCCCTCGTGGGCATCGGCGCCGCGGCCGCGTTCCTCGGCTCCGCGACGCAGAACGTCCCGTGGCTGCGCGACGCGGCCGTGTTCACGCCGCGCAGGCCCGGGCGGGGTTCCCAAGGGCTCGCGGTGAACCGGACCGCGGAGGCGGCGGGCGTCGTCGTGCGTGATGGCGCGGCGGGCTGGGAGCTCGCGGTGGCTGTGGGGGCGAGTGCCCGTCGGTTCAGCCTCGCCGACCTCGAGGCGCTTCCCCAGACGGAGCACGGGCTGCCGGTCGCATGCGTGGAGGGGTGGGTGCAGGACGCGGTGTGGGCAGGGGTGCGGATGCCGGACCTGCTGCGGGCCGCCGGGGCGAGCCGGGGTGACGTCGTGGTGCAGAGCCTCGAGCGCGCCGGCAACAACCGCATGAGCGTGCTCCCGGAGAAGTTCGCGTGGGACCCGCTCACGCTCGTGGCACTGCGGGTCAACGGCGAGACGCTCAGCCCGGACCATGGCTATCCCGCGCGGATCATCGCGCCCGGGCGGCCCGGCGTGCTGCAGACCAAGTGGATCTCCGAGCTGCGGGTGCTCGCAGCCGACCCCGGGAGCCCGGCGTGA